The following are encoded together in the Peromyscus leucopus breed LL Stock chromosome 1, UCI_PerLeu_2.1, whole genome shotgun sequence genome:
- the Dmpk gene encoding myotonin-protein kinase isoform X2 yields MSAEVRLRQLQQLVLDPSFLGLEPLLDLLLGVHQELGASHLAQDKYVADFLQWVEPIAARLKEVRLQRDDFEILKVIGRGAFSEVAVVRMKQTGQVYAMKIMNKWDMLKRGEVSCFREERDVLVKGDRRWITQLHFAFQDENYLYLVMEYYVGGDLLTLLSKFGERIPAEMARFYLAEIVMAIDSVHRLGYVHRDIKPDNILLDRCGHIRLADFGSCLKLQPDGTVRSLVAVGTPDYLSPEILQAVGGGPGAGSYGPECDWWALGVFAYEMFYGQTPFYADSTAETYAKIVHYTEHLSLPLADTGVPEEVQDLIRRLLCPAEIRLGRGGAGDFQKHPFFCGLDWEGLRDSVPPFTPDFEGATDTCNFDVVEDQLTAMETLSDIQEDMPLGVHLPFVGYSYSCMALRDSEAMDPAPMELEALQLPEADLQVLNLEPPVPPPDQVAEVPDPAAGDPAAVPAVAATAEAGTVVTLRELQEALEEEVLTRQSLSRELEAIRTANQNFSSQLQEAEVRNRDLEAHVRQLQERMEMLQAPGAAGESLTHPGPGGRWVKMGACWVCGHLEQGRGPGWGTPSHRPPPPSTLHTPLFSFQLSWGSPVPGPRIHLPIWPPGRGSGPMPAGGAGPRAPPSPAAPCQGP; encoded by the exons CTAGCCCAGGACAAGTATGTGGCCGACTTCTTGCAGTGGG TGGAGCCCATTGCAGCAAGGCTTAAGGAGGTCCGACTGCAGAGGGATGACTTTGAGATTCTGAAGGTGATCGGGCGCGGGGCATTCAGTGAG GTAGCGGTGGTGAGGATGAAACAGACGGGCCAGGTGTATGCCATGAAGATCATGAATAAGTGGGACATGCTGAAGAGAGGCGAG GTGTCGTGCTTCCGGGAAGAAAGGGACGTGTTGGTGAAGGGGGACCGGCGCTGGATCACGCAGCTGCACTTCGCCTTCCAGGACGAGAACTACCTG TACCTGGTCATGGAATACTACGTGGGCGGGGACCTGCTAACGCTGCTGAGCAAGTTTGGGGAGCGGATCCCTGCCGAGATGGCGCGCTTCTACCTGGCCGAGATTGTCATGGCCATAGACTCGGTGCACCGGCTGGGCTACGTGCACAG GGACATCAAACCAGATAACATTCTGCTGGACCGGTGTGGGCACATCCGTCTGGCCGACTTTGGCTCCTGCCTCAAACTACAGCCTGACGGAACG GTGAGGTCGCTGGTGGCCGTGGGCACCCCGGACTACCTGTCTCCTGAGATTCTGCAGGCTGTGGGCGGAGGGCCTGGGGCAGGCAGCTATGGACCCGAGTGTGACTGGTGGGCGCTGGGCGTGTTCGCCTACGAAATGTTCTACGGGCAGACACCCTTCTACGCCGACTCCACAGCGGAGACTTATGCCAAGATTGTGCATTACACG GaacacttgtctctgcctctggcagaCACGGGTGTCCCCGAGGAAGTTCAAGATCTCATTCGGAGGTTGCTATGCCCTGCTGAGATAAGGCTAGGCCGAGGTGGGGCAGGTGACTTCCAGAAGCACCCTTTCTTCTGTGGCCTTGATTGGGAGGGTCTCCGAGACAGTGTGCCCCCCTTTACACCAGACTTCGAGGGTGCCACGGACACCTGCAACTTTGATGTGGTGGAGGACCAGCTCACTGCCATG GAGACCCTGTCGGACATACAGGAAGACATGCCGCTTGGGGTCCACCTGCCTTTCGTGGGTTACTCTTACTCTTGCATGGCCCTCAG agaCAGTGAGGCCATGGACCCCGCCCCTATGGAACTGGAGGCCCTGCAGTTGCCTGAGGCAGACTTGCAAGTGCTCAACTTGGAGCCCCCAGTGCCCCCACCGGATCAAGTG GCCGAAGTGCCCGACCCAGCGGCTGGTGACCCAGCGGCTGTCCCCGCTGTTGCCGCCACAGCAGAGGCGGGGACCGTGGTGACGCTGCGGGAGCTCCAGgaagccctggaggaggaggttCTCACCCGGCAAAGCCTGAGCCGCGAGCTGGAGGCTATCCGCACTGCCAACCAGAACTTCTCCAG CCAACTGCAGGAAGCCGAGGTCCGGAACCGAGACCTGGAGGCTCACGTTCGGCAGCTGCAGGAGCGGATGGAGATGCTGCAGGCCCCCGGAGCCGCAGGCGAGTCCCTCACCCACCCTGGGCCAGGAGGGCGCTGGGTGAAGATGGGGGCGTGCTGGGTGTGTGGACACTTGGAGCAGGGGAGGGGCCCAGGCTGGGGCACGCCGAGCCACCGCCCTCCTCCGCCCTCCACGCTCCATacacctctcttctccttccagctGTCATGGGGGTCCCCAGTCCCTGGGCCACGGATCCACCTTCCCAT ATGGCCCCCCGGCCGTGGCTCTGGGCCAATGCCCGCTGGTGGGGCCGGGCCCCGTGCACCGCCGTCACCTGCTGCTCCCTGCCAGG GTCCCTAG